In a single window of the Deinococcus aetherius genome:
- a CDS encoding diacylglycerol kinase, which translates to MRSGGSALSWRRWWRSAGFAWAGLVYSYRVQANFRIEVWAGVLALGLAVFLRAPLAPIGLACALVLSLELLNTALEALVDLASPGLHPLARVAKDAAAGAVLVASLGALLVGVTVLGPPLLALVR; encoded by the coding sequence GTGAGGTCAGGCGGCTCGGCCCTCTCGTGGCGCCGTTGGTGGCGCTCGGCGGGCTTCGCGTGGGCGGGGCTCGTCTACAGCTACCGGGTGCAGGCCAACTTCCGCATCGAGGTGTGGGCGGGGGTGCTGGCCCTCGGGCTCGCCGTGTTCCTGCGCGCTCCCCTCGCCCCCATCGGGCTCGCGTGCGCGCTGGTGCTCAGCCTCGAACTCCTGAACACGGCGCTGGAGGCGCTCGTGGACCTGGCGAGCCCGGGCCTGCATCCCCTCGCCAGGGTCGCCAAGGACGCGGCGGCGGGCGCGGTGCTCGTGGCGAGCCTGGGGGCACTCCTCGTCGGGGTGACCGTGCTGGGGCCGCCGCTGCTGGCCCTGGTTCGTTGA
- a CDS encoding HAD family hydrolase, translated as MTDSTLAPRHVAFDWGGVFTIGTFDGRSTQNIADRSGVPVERVRESYFRHVRQLEVGEWTLPQFWSVMQEETGITLPYDEFEALYLGSVHDNLPMYATLAALPRSVRVGLLSNNYPVVSDHLRRDPRFARFDALVFSNELRQKKPHPDAFAALQGAMEVPASGVAFVDDVQENIDAARIAGFHGLLYDHDRHTEFERELEAWLGVSVKV; from the coding sequence ATGACCGATTCGACCCTGGCTCCCCGCCACGTCGCCTTCGACTGGGGCGGCGTCTTCACCATCGGGACCTTCGACGGGCGTTCCACCCAGAACATCGCGGATCGAAGCGGCGTGCCCGTCGAGCGTGTGCGGGAGAGCTACTTCCGGCACGTCCGGCAACTGGAGGTCGGGGAGTGGACTCTGCCCCAATTCTGGTCCGTCATGCAGGAGGAGACGGGGATCACCCTGCCCTACGACGAGTTCGAGGCGCTGTACCTCGGCAGCGTCCACGACAACCTGCCCATGTACGCCACCCTCGCCGCGCTGCCCCGCTCCGTGCGGGTGGGCCTGCTGAGCAACAACTACCCCGTCGTCAGCGACCACCTGCGCCGCGACCCGCGCTTCGCCCGCTTCGACGCCCTGGTCTTCAGCAACGAGCTGCGGCAGAAAAAACCCCACCCCGACGCCTTCGCCGCCCTGCAAGGCGCGATGGAGGTGCCCGCCTCCGGGGTCGCCTTCGTGGACGATGTTCAGGAGAACATCGACGCCGCCCGGATCGCGGGGTTCCACGGCCTGCTCTATGACCACGACCGGCACACCGAGTTCGAGCGGGAGTTGGAGGCCTGGCTGGGCGTGAGCGTCAAGGTTTAA
- the aceA gene encoding isocitrate lyase, with product MTPNTQQHGPRTHAEILEKTWKTEERWQGIRRNYSADEVVRLRGSLPIEHTLARHGAQKLWRLMREEPFVNALGALTGNQAMQQVKAGLRAIYLSGWQVAADANNAGQMYPDQSLYPASSVPDVVRRINNTLRRADQIQHAEGKDDVDYFVPIVADAEAGFGGPLNAFELMKAMIEAGAAGVHFEDQLASEKKCGHLGGKVLVPTSQFIRTLNAARLAADVCGVPTVLIARTDADAANLLTSDIDDNDRPFTTGERTPEGFFYVRPGIEQAISRALAYAPYADVIWCETSVPNLEDARRFAEAVHEKFPGKLLAYNCSPSFNWRKNLDDETIARFQRELGAMGYKFQFITLAGFHSLNYSMFELAHGYARHQMSAFVELQEKEFAAQDRGFTAVKHQREVGTGYFDLVANAAGGGQSSTTALAGSTEAQQFAAAHD from the coding sequence ATGACCCCCAACACCCAGCAGCACGGCCCCCGCACCCACGCCGAGATTCTGGAGAAGACCTGGAAGACCGAGGAACGCTGGCAGGGCATCCGGCGCAACTACTCCGCCGACGAGGTGGTGCGGCTGCGCGGGAGCCTGCCCATCGAGCACACGCTGGCCCGGCACGGGGCGCAGAAACTCTGGCGCCTGATGAGGGAAGAGCCCTTCGTGAACGCCCTCGGCGCGCTCACGGGCAACCAGGCGATGCAGCAGGTGAAGGCGGGCCTGAGGGCGATCTACCTCAGCGGCTGGCAGGTCGCTGCCGACGCGAACAACGCCGGGCAGATGTACCCCGACCAGAGCCTCTACCCGGCCTCCTCGGTGCCCGACGTGGTGCGGCGGATCAACAACACCCTGCGGCGGGCCGACCAGATTCAGCACGCCGAGGGCAAGGACGACGTGGACTACTTCGTGCCCATCGTGGCCGACGCGGAGGCGGGGTTCGGCGGCCCCCTGAACGCCTTCGAGCTGATGAAGGCGATGATCGAGGCGGGCGCGGCGGGCGTCCACTTCGAGGACCAGCTCGCCTCCGAGAAGAAGTGCGGTCACCTGGGCGGCAAGGTGCTGGTGCCCACCTCCCAGTTCATCCGCACCCTCAACGCCGCCCGCCTCGCCGCCGACGTGTGCGGGGTGCCTACCGTCCTGATCGCCCGCACCGACGCGGACGCCGCCAACCTCCTGACCAGCGACATCGACGACAACGACAGGCCCTTCACGACGGGCGAGCGCACCCCGGAAGGCTTCTTCTACGTCCGCCCCGGCATCGAGCAGGCGATCAGCCGGGCGCTGGCCTACGCCCCCTACGCCGACGTGATCTGGTGCGAGACCTCGGTGCCCAACCTGGAGGACGCGCGCCGCTTCGCCGAGGCGGTCCACGAGAAGTTCCCCGGCAAGCTCCTCGCCTACAACTGCTCGCCCTCCTTCAACTGGAGGAAGAACCTCGACGACGAGACCATCGCGCGCTTCCAGCGCGAACTCGGCGCGATGGGGTACAAGTTCCAGTTCATCACGCTGGCGGGCTTCCACAGCCTCAACTACTCGATGTTCGAGCTGGCCCACGGCTACGCCCGCCACCAGATGAGCGCCTTCGTCGAGCTTCAGGAGAAGGAATTCGCCGCGCAGGACCGGGGCTTCACCGCCGTCAAGCACCAGCGCGAGGTGGGGACCGGGTACTTCGACCTTGTGGCGAACGCGGCGGGCGGCGGCCAGAGCAGCACGACGGCGCTGGCGGGGAGCACGGAGGCGCAGCAGTTCGCGGCGGCGCACGACTGA
- the aroA gene encoding 3-phosphoshikimate 1-carboxyvinyltransferase has protein sequence MTQGGLPERFDILVHPARELRGELRAQPSKNYTTRYLLAAALAQGETRVVGVATSEDAEAMIRCLRDWGAGVELVGEDAVVRGFGAHPRPGITLNPGNAGAVARFLMGVAALTEDTTFVTDYADSLGRRPQGDLLEALERLGARVTSRDGKLPITISGPVRDGLVQVSAERSSQYASALMFLAPLLQGGLDLRLTGDIKSHAPLRQTLDTLAAFGVTASASDDLSRVSIPGGQTYRAGRVLVPGDYPGSAAILAAAALLPGEVTVTNLRANDLQGEREAVDVLRGMGADIVREGDRVTVRGGRPLHGVTRDGDGFTDAVQALTAAAASAQGTTTWENVETLRLKECDRISDTRRELERLGVTAGETQDSLTVTGTSRIAGGITADGHGDHRMIMLLTLLGLRAEAPIRITGAHHIRKSYPGFFRHLEELGARFEYAETEAR, from the coding sequence ATGACCCAAGGCGGCCTGCCCGAGCGTTTCGACATCCTGGTCCACCCTGCCCGCGAGTTGCGCGGGGAGCTGCGGGCGCAGCCGAGCAAGAACTACACGACCCGGTACCTGCTCGCGGCGGCGCTCGCCCAGGGCGAAACCCGCGTGGTCGGCGTGGCGACGAGCGAGGACGCGGAGGCGATGATTCGCTGCCTGCGCGACTGGGGCGCGGGGGTGGAGCTGGTCGGGGAGGATGCCGTGGTGCGCGGCTTCGGGGCTCATCCTCGCCCGGGCATAACCCTCAACCCCGGCAACGCGGGCGCCGTCGCCCGGTTCCTAATGGGGGTGGCGGCGCTGACCGAGGACACGACCTTCGTCACGGACTATGCCGACTCGCTGGGGCGGCGACCGCAGGGCGATCTGCTGGAGGCGCTGGAACGGCTGGGGGCGCGGGTGACCAGCCGGGACGGCAAGTTGCCCATCACCATCAGCGGCCCGGTGCGCGACGGGCTCGTGCAGGTGAGCGCGGAACGCTCCAGCCAGTACGCCTCGGCGTTGATGTTCCTCGCGCCCTTGCTGCAAGGCGGCCTCGACCTGCGGCTGACGGGCGACATCAAGAGCCACGCGCCGCTGCGGCAGACCCTCGACACGCTGGCGGCGTTCGGCGTCACGGCGAGTGCCTCGGACGACCTGAGCCGCGTCAGCATTCCCGGCGGGCAGACGTACCGGGCGGGCCGCGTGCTCGTCCCCGGCGACTACCCCGGCAGCGCGGCGATCCTGGCCGCCGCCGCCCTCCTCCCCGGCGAGGTGACGGTGACAAACCTGCGGGCGAACGACCTCCAGGGCGAGCGCGAGGCGGTGGACGTGCTGCGCGGGATGGGGGCCGACATCGTGCGCGAGGGGGACCGGGTGACGGTGCGCGGCGGGCGGCCCCTGCACGGCGTCACGCGTGACGGGGACGGCTTCACCGACGCGGTGCAGGCCCTCACCGCCGCCGCCGCATCCGCCCAGGGGACGACGACCTGGGAGAACGTGGAAACGCTGCGCCTCAAGGAGTGCGACCGCATCAGTGACACGCGGCGGGAACTCGAACGGCTGGGCGTGACGGCGGGCGAGACGCAAGACAGCCTGACGGTGACGGGAACGTCCCGAATTGCCGGTGGTATCACGGCTGACGGGCACGGCGACCACCGGATGATCATGCTGCTCACCCTGCTCGGCCTGCGTGCCGAAGCCCCCATCCGCATCACGGGCGCGCACCACATCCGCAAGAGCTACCCGGGCTTCTTCCGGCACCTGGAGGAGTTGGGGGCGCGGTTCGAGTATGCGGAGACGGAGGCGCGCTGA
- a CDS encoding DUF1572 domain-containing protein, which yields MDLADLYLTDVRERMRGVKALGEGALAQLREDEVGAVLSPGGNSAGVLVRHLAGNMRSRWGGLRSGFAEGMEGETGTRDRDAEFEERELSLAELWAEWENGWTVFLGALDHLTPGDLTRTLTIRGESHSVLSAIQRQVAHYSGHVYQLVFLVKTLRGEGWETLSIPRGGSAAFNTRMQQSPPGEKS from the coding sequence ATGGACCTCGCCGATCTCTACCTGACCGACGTGCGGGAGCGAATGCGGGGCGTGAAGGCGCTCGGTGAGGGCGCCCTCGCCCAACTTCGAGAGGACGAGGTGGGCGCCGTACTCTCGCCGGGCGGGAACAGCGCGGGAGTCCTCGTGCGGCATCTCGCCGGAAACATGCGCTCCCGCTGGGGCGGCCTGCGGTCGGGCTTCGCCGAGGGGATGGAGGGCGAGACGGGCACCCGTGACCGCGACGCCGAGTTCGAGGAGCGCGAGCTGAGCCTGGCGGAGTTGTGGGCGGAGTGGGAGAACGGCTGGACTGTGTTCCTGGGCGCACTCGACCACCTGACACCCGGCGACCTCACCCGAACGCTGACCATCCGGGGCGAGTCACACAGCGTTCTGTCGGCCATTCAGCGGCAGGTGGCGCACTACAGCGGCCACGTCTACCAGCTCGTTTTTCTGGTCAAGACGTTACGGGGGGAAGGGTGGGAGACGCTGAGCATTCCGCGCGGCGGCTCGGCGGCGTTCAATACGAGGATGCAGCAGAGCCCACCTGGAGAAAAGAGTTAG
- a CDS encoding hemolysin family protein — translation MNDWIGVASLLFLVLANGYFVAVEYALVSVRRTKIDQLVEEGNRPARMVQRVLGKLDLYIAAVQLGVSMMSLLIGFIAEPAIEHLAEPLFTGVGLPENFQRPAAFALAFILSTTFHIVLGELVPKSAALQRSEQMALSLVRPLVFFTAIFRPVILGLNALGGAVLRLIGLKAVAGHHTAHSEEEIRMIVSASSQEGVLEEDEKELVYNVFDLSDTTVREVMTPRIDMVVVDGAAPLRRLLELNTEHGYSRVPVYQDTADNIVGIAHTGDMLRHLQELDTIRIADSMRPVFFVPEGMKIKDLLAKMREKKSHMSIVVDEFGGTSGLVTLEDALEEIVGEIYDETDEDEVPLIEVIGEGVYLMNASLTVGEVEERLGTNLEDGEGEYDTLSGFMTSHFGDIPEIGQSFIHGGWVFTVEDADRRRVNRVRVEHAPYVDALEPQVQEESARE, via the coding sequence ATGAATGATTGGATCGGAGTGGCCTCGCTGCTCTTTCTGGTACTCGCCAACGGGTACTTCGTCGCGGTCGAGTACGCGCTGGTCAGCGTACGCCGCACCAAAATTGACCAACTTGTCGAGGAGGGCAACCGGCCCGCGCGCATGGTGCAGCGGGTCCTGGGCAAGCTCGACCTCTACATCGCCGCCGTGCAGCTCGGCGTCTCGATGATGAGCCTGCTGATCGGCTTTATCGCCGAGCCTGCCATCGAGCACCTCGCGGAGCCGCTGTTCACGGGGGTGGGCCTGCCCGAGAACTTCCAGCGGCCTGCGGCCTTCGCGCTCGCCTTCATCCTGTCCACCACCTTCCACATCGTGCTGGGCGAACTGGTGCCGAAGTCGGCGGCGTTGCAAAGAAGCGAGCAGATGGCCCTCTCGCTCGTGCGGCCCCTGGTGTTTTTCACGGCGATCTTCCGGCCCGTGATCCTGGGCCTGAACGCGCTGGGCGGCGCCGTGCTGCGCTTGATCGGCCTCAAGGCGGTGGCGGGGCACCACACGGCGCACTCGGAAGAGGAAATCCGCATGATCGTCAGCGCGTCGAGCCAGGAGGGCGTGCTGGAGGAGGACGAGAAGGAACTCGTCTACAACGTCTTCGACCTCTCGGACACGACCGTGCGCGAGGTGATGACGCCCCGCATCGACATGGTGGTGGTGGACGGGGCGGCTCCCCTGCGCCGCCTGCTGGAACTCAACACCGAGCACGGCTACTCGCGCGTGCCCGTGTACCAGGACACCGCCGACAACATCGTCGGGATCGCGCACACGGGCGACATGCTGCGGCACCTTCAGGAACTCGACACCATCCGCATCGCCGACAGCATGCGCCCGGTCTTCTTCGTCCCCGAGGGCATGAAGATCAAGGATCTCCTCGCCAAGATGCGCGAGAAGAAGTCGCACATGAGCATCGTGGTGGACGAGTTCGGCGGAACCTCGGGCCTGGTCACGCTGGAGGACGCCCTGGAGGAGATCGTGGGCGAGATCTACGACGAGACCGACGAGGACGAGGTGCCCCTGATCGAGGTGATCGGCGAGGGCGTGTACCTGATGAACGCGAGCCTCACGGTCGGCGAGGTCGAAGAGCGCCTGGGCACCAACCTGGAGGACGGCGAGGGCGAGTACGACACCCTGTCGGGCTTCATGACGAGCCACTTCGGCGACATCCCGGAGATCGGCCAGAGCTTCATCCACGGGGGCTGGGTCTTCACCGTCGAGGACGCCGACCGGCGCCGGGTCAACCGGGTGCGGGTCGAGCACGCGCCCTACGTGGACGCCCTGGAGCCGCAGGTGCAGGAGGAGAGCGCGCGTGAGTGA
- a CDS encoding AbrB/MazE/SpoVT family DNA-binding domain-containing protein, with product MTAHLQMDEQGRVLIPQELREALGLRPGETLDAEVEGGRLVIRPAVSEARLVEFEGRLVFVGGAPITRDPVQEMREQRLRELIARSK from the coding sequence ATGACCGCTCACCTCCAGATGGACGAGCAGGGCCGGGTCCTGATTCCGCAGGAACTCCGGGAGGCCTTGGGCTTGCGGCCCGGTGAGACGCTGGACGCCGAGGTGGAGGGGGGACGGTTGGTCATTCGCCCCGCCGTGAGTGAGGCCCGTCTGGTGGAGTTCGAGGGCCGTTTGGTCTTTGTGGGTGGGGCACCTATTACTCGCGACCCGGTGCAGGAAATGCGCGAGCAGCGGTTACGGGAGCTGATCGCGCGAAGCAAGTGA
- a CDS encoding PQQ-dependent sugar dehydrogenase translates to MLSRKKTWVLAAGLALAGWAGAQTPDLQVPNGFKVTVFAEGFEQPRFMAVAPNGDVFVSDPGAGTVTVLPDRNGNGQADGKTVFASGLNRPHGLAFRNGHLYVANTDGVVRFPYKTGDTKASGGPQRIVSLPPNGGHWTRTVTFGPDGKMYVSTGSTCNVCEEEDGRRAAVWVYDADGKNGKPYATGLRNAVGLEWYGGALYATNNGRDMLGDNIPPEGFYRTKAGGFYGWPYCYTTRPGQPQVWDKDFGRKNADTCKTATPAFALTTAHSAPLGLAFYDGKTFPSEYRGKMFAALHGSWNRSTKSGYKVVTVDPQTGKVSDFLTGFLSGQNVLGRPVDLVVAPDGSLLLTDDGEGRIWRIQYTGG, encoded by the coding sequence ATGCTGAGCAGAAAAAAGACGTGGGTCCTGGCGGCGGGCCTGGCCCTGGCGGGATGGGCGGGGGCGCAGACGCCGGACCTTCAGGTGCCGAACGGCTTCAAGGTGACGGTCTTCGCCGAGGGCTTCGAGCAGCCGCGCTTCATGGCGGTCGCGCCGAACGGGGACGTGTTCGTCTCTGACCCGGGTGCGGGGACGGTGACGGTGCTTCCCGACCGCAACGGGAACGGGCAGGCGGACGGCAAGACGGTCTTCGCCTCGGGCCTCAACCGCCCGCACGGCCTCGCCTTCCGTAACGGGCATCTGTACGTGGCGAACACGGACGGCGTGGTGCGCTTTCCGTACAAGACGGGCGACACGAAGGCGAGCGGCGGCCCGCAGAGGATCGTCAGCCTGCCCCCCAACGGCGGGCACTGGACGCGCACGGTGACTTTCGGGCCGGACGGGAAGATGTACGTCTCGACGGGCTCCACCTGCAACGTCTGCGAGGAGGAGGACGGGCGCCGCGCCGCCGTGTGGGTCTACGACGCGGACGGGAAGAACGGCAAGCCCTACGCGACGGGCCTGCGAAACGCGGTCGGGCTGGAGTGGTACGGCGGCGCCCTCTACGCCACCAACAACGGGCGCGACATGCTGGGCGACAACATCCCGCCCGAGGGCTTCTACCGGACGAAGGCGGGCGGCTTCTACGGCTGGCCGTACTGCTACACGACGCGGCCCGGGCAGCCCCAGGTCTGGGACAAGGACTTCGGGCGCAAGAATGCCGACACCTGCAAGACCGCCACGCCCGCCTTCGCCCTGACGACCGCTCACTCGGCGCCGCTGGGGCTGGCCTTCTACGACGGTAAGACCTTCCCGAGCGAGTACCGGGGGAAGATGTTCGCCGCCCTGCACGGCTCGTGGAACCGCAGCACCAAGAGCGGCTACAAGGTCGTGACGGTGGACCCGCAGACGGGCAAGGTCAGCGACTTCCTGACGGGCTTCCTGAGCGGGCAGAACGTGCTGGGCCGCCCGGTGGACCTCGTGGTGGCGCCCGACGGCTCGCTCCTCCTGACGGACGACGGCGAGGGGCGGATCTGGCGTATTCAGTACACGGGGGGCTGA
- the ybeY gene encoding rRNA maturation RNase YbeY: MIDLIARKTPPAGLRPALRASLTAAMRHFGVEDREVTVVLVGDRAIQALKREHWGEDAPTDVLSFPTWEPGDPFMPPHLGDIVISLDTAGRQAGARGHSLTREVALLASHGLAHLVGHDHPHAEGLGFEEGATGPEWQVFHDAWEAARTALPPEA; this comes from the coding sequence GTGATCGACCTCATCGCCCGCAAGACCCCGCCCGCCGGACTGCGGCCCGCCCTGCGCGCCAGTCTTACGGCGGCGATGCGGCACTTCGGGGTGGAGGACCGGGAGGTGACGGTGGTGCTCGTGGGCGACCGGGCGATTCAGGCCCTCAAGCGCGAGCACTGGGGCGAGGACGCGCCGACCGACGTGCTGAGCTTCCCCACCTGGGAGCCCGGCGACCCCTTCATGCCGCCGCACCTGGGGGACATCGTCATCAGCCTGGACACGGCGGGGCGGCAGGCGGGGGCACGCGGGCACTCCCTGACCCGCGAGGTCGCCCTCCTCGCCAGCCACGGCCTAGCCCACCTCGTCGGGCACGACCACCCCCACGCCGAGGGCCTGGGCTTCGAGGAGGGGGCGACGGGGCCCGAGTGGCAGGTCTTCCACGACGCCTGGGAGGCCGCGCGAACGGCCCTGCCCCCCGAGGCGTGA
- the cdd gene encoding cytidine deaminase produces MSEAVTPDPQLLEAARVAFRQAYAPYSKFRVGAALRTPDGRVFFGANVENASYGLGRCAEQSAVQAMATAGAREFTDLVVYSEASPPASPCGACRQILFEFAPGGRVVCVNQHGDVVSGRVADFLPHGFRLEQRDDGHPVGTE; encoded by the coding sequence GTGAGTGAGGCCGTGACCCCCGACCCGCAACTCCTGGAGGCCGCCAGGGTGGCCTTCCGGCAGGCCTATGCCCCTTACAGCAAGTTCCGCGTCGGCGCGGCGCTGCGGACGCCCGACGGGCGGGTCTTTTTCGGCGCTAACGTCGAGAACGCCTCGTACGGCCTGGGCCGCTGCGCCGAGCAGAGCGCCGTGCAGGCGATGGCGACCGCCGGGGCACGCGAGTTCACGGACCTCGTGGTGTACTCGGAGGCCAGCCCGCCCGCCAGCCCGTGCGGGGCGTGCCGCCAGATCCTCTTCGAGTTCGCCCCGGGCGGCCGGGTGGTGTGCGTCAACCAGCACGGCGACGTGGTGAGCGGGCGCGTAGCGGACTTCCTGCCGCACGGCTTCCGGCTGGAGCAGCGGGACGACGGGCACCCGGTGGGGACGGAGTAG
- a CDS encoding saccharopine dehydrogenase family protein, whose translation MSRVIIIGAGGVGNVVAKKCAQNDEVFTEVLLASRTVSKCDKIVAEIHEHFPQSRTRFTTAAVDADNVPELVALIRSFGPELVINVALPYQDLTIMDACLETGVHYLDTANYEPRDEAKFEYKWQWAYRERFEQAGLMALLGCGFDPGATNVFTAHHAKHHFSEIHYLDIVDCNNGNHGKAFATNFNPEINIREITANGRYWENGQWIETQPLEISQDIYYPNVTTRKSFVLYHEELESLVVNFPTIRRARFWMTFGEAYIKHLTVLEAVGMTSIEPINFRGQQIAPIEFLKAVLPAPESLAANYTGQTCIGVQARGVGKDGEPNKVHFVYNVKDHAECYREVQAQGVSYTTGVPAMIGAMLMLQKTWFKPGVYNVEEFDPDPFIAGMNRWGLPVDELGGIQLVLD comes from the coding sequence ATGAGCCGAGTCATCATCATCGGAGCGGGCGGCGTGGGCAACGTCGTCGCCAAGAAGTGCGCCCAGAACGACGAAGTGTTCACCGAGGTCCTGCTCGCCAGCCGCACGGTGAGCAAGTGCGACAAGATCGTCGCCGAGATTCACGAGCACTTCCCGCAGAGCCGCACCAGATTCACGACCGCCGCCGTGGACGCCGACAATGTGCCCGAACTCGTGGCCTTGATCCGCTCCTTCGGGCCGGAACTGGTCATCAACGTGGCCCTGCCGTACCAGGACCTCACGATCATGGACGCCTGCCTGGAAACGGGCGTGCACTACCTCGACACGGCGAACTACGAGCCGCGCGACGAGGCGAAGTTCGAATACAAGTGGCAGTGGGCGTACCGCGAACGCTTCGAGCAGGCGGGGCTCATGGCCCTCCTGGGCTGCGGCTTCGATCCCGGCGCCACGAACGTCTTCACGGCGCACCACGCCAAGCACCACTTCTCCGAAATCCACTACCTCGACATCGTGGACTGCAACAACGGCAACCACGGCAAGGCCTTCGCCACGAACTTCAACCCGGAAATCAACATCCGTGAGATCACCGCAAACGGGCGTTACTGGGAAAACGGGCAGTGGATCGAGACCCAGCCCCTCGAAATCTCGCAGGACATCTACTACCCCAACGTGACGACCCGCAAGAGCTTCGTCCTCTATCACGAGGAACTCGAATCGCTCGTCGTCAACTTCCCGACCATCAGGCGGGCCCGCTTCTGGATGACCTTCGGGGAAGCGTACATCAAGCACCTCACCGTGCTGGAGGCGGTGGGCATGACGAGCATCGAGCCCATCAACTTCCGGGGGCAACAGATCGCGCCCATCGAGTTCCTGAAGGCCGTGCTGCCCGCCCCCGAGTCGCTGGCCGCCAACTACACCGGCCAGACCTGCATCGGCGTGCAGGCGCGCGGCGTCGGCAAAGATGGCGAGCCGAACAAAGTCCACTTCGTCTACAACGTCAAGGACCACGCCGAGTGCTACCGCGAGGTGCAGGCCCAGGGCGTGAGCTACACGACCGGCGTGCCCGCCATGATCGGCGCCATGCTGATGCTGCAAAAGACGTGGTTCAAGCCGGGCGTCTACAACGTCGAGGAGTTCGACCCCGACCCCTTCATTGCCGGGATGAATCGGTGGGGCCTACCGGTGGACGAACTGGGCGGAATTCAGCTCGTGCTGGACTGA
- a CDS encoding DHH family phosphoesterase, which translates to MTGMNSTAPTYAQDVEAVAAKLGNHPGPIVVLSHENPDGDALGSVLGLARALRALGKTVIAPMDVPRYLRFLPEPGELSEPLTNWPGNPLAAVLDVDNNDPGRVAGADLTTFTGEVVNVDHHGTNRRRAAALMVDPAQPATAMMVADLVDALGAPWSEAIATPLMLGMITDTGSFRFNSVTPTTFETAARLLAHGARLGWLNDQLGQNPRTYYLLLREVLGTLEFLHGGRVVLARVDEAMLTRAGATWEDVESYAGLLRSAEGAELAVIAKDYGDRVKLSLRSRGPVSAQNIAVALGGGGHVPAAGATVPLPYPEVRARLDEAMGAELARVDAGG; encoded by the coding sequence ATGACCGGCATGAACAGCACCGCCCCGACCTACGCCCAGGATGTCGAGGCGGTCGCGGCCAAACTCGGCAACCATCCCGGCCCCATCGTCGTCCTCAGCCACGAGAACCCCGACGGCGACGCCCTGGGCAGCGTCCTCGGCCTCGCGCGGGCGCTGCGGGCACTGGGCAAGACGGTGATCGCCCCGATGGACGTGCCCCGCTACCTGCGTTTCCTGCCCGAGCCCGGAGAGCTGAGCGAACCCCTCACGAACTGGCCCGGGAACCCCCTCGCCGCCGTCCTCGATGTGGACAACAACGACCCGGGGCGGGTGGCAGGCGCCGACCTGACGACCTTTACAGGCGAGGTCGTCAACGTGGACCACCACGGCACCAACCGCAGGCGGGCGGCAGCCCTGATGGTGGACCCCGCCCAGCCCGCGACCGCGATGATGGTCGCCGACCTCGTGGACGCGCTCGGGGCGCCGTGGTCGGAGGCGATTGCCACCCCCCTTATGCTCGGGATGATTACCGACACGGGCTCGTTCCGCTTCAACAGCGTGACCCCGACGACCTTCGAGACCGCCGCCCGGCTCCTCGCGCACGGGGCAAGGCTCGGCTGGCTCAACGACCAGCTCGGCCAGAACCCACGCACCTATTACCTGCTGCTGCGCGAGGTGCTGGGGACCCTCGAATTCCTGCACGGCGGGCGGGTGGTCCTCGCCCGGGTGGACGAGGCGATGCTGACGCGGGCGGGCGCGACCTGGGAGGATGTGGAGTCATATGCCGGACTCCTGCGAAGCGCGGAGGGCGCCGAACTCGCCGTCATCGCCAAGGATTACGGCGACCGGGTGAAGCTCTCCCTGCGCTCGCGCGGGCCCGTCAGCGCGCAGAACATCGCCGTCGCTTTAGGGGGAGGCGGGCACGTCCCGGCGGCGGGGGCGACGGTACCCCTCCCCTACCCCGAGGTGCGGGCACGGCTGGACGAGGCGATGGGCGCCGAACTCGCGCGGGTGGACGCGGGGGGCTGA